One Halarcobacter ebronensis genomic window carries:
- a CDS encoding NnrS family protein, whose product MQFSTSFTQKPVKKPWLSRFTSQPHQLFFSSAIFFALLIMALSAYSLLLSSHLDFVLVHSFGLNFALFSNAFLGFLITVMPKYNGSREIESNKYILSWIFYQIGVFSALFINVSLGKFIVSSVIIYFVYIFYKIIKNSQVAIKEDSIYINSILLLGAIFLLVESVTSYNLSMLVFFAYILPMVYIIALKMVPAFYFTYTKEIPWQKPKFIKPLSVILLFTIGISLQFELKLLLQISSFLSASFFGYTIYKLDFFKKTPAILSILVLGFLWFEFGFIILFIESLLNIYTLKLSLHIFALGFVTTLLIGFGSRVAMGHSVPPQPIIADKFTIFLFALTQILILSRIAVSISFMNDSNLYSISLSISIGLWIILFLLWFARYGKTILRVRN is encoded by the coding sequence ATGCAGTTCTCAACATCGTTTACCCAAAAACCTGTCAAAAAGCCTTGGTTGAGTCGATTTACATCACAACCTCATCAGCTGTTTTTTAGCTCTGCAATTTTCTTTGCACTACTTATTATGGCTCTAAGCGCATATAGTTTATTGCTTTCAAGTCATTTAGACTTTGTATTGGTACACTCTTTTGGTCTAAATTTTGCTCTTTTTTCAAATGCCTTTTTAGGTTTTTTGATAACAGTAATGCCAAAATATAATGGTTCAAGAGAAATTGAGTCAAACAAATATATTCTATCTTGGATATTTTATCAAATAGGAGTTTTCTCTGCTCTTTTTATAAATGTAAGTTTGGGTAAATTTATTGTATCTTCTGTAATAATATACTTTGTTTATATATTTTATAAAATAATAAAAAATAGTCAAGTTGCTATCAAAGAGGATAGTATCTATATAAACTCTATTTTACTTTTAGGTGCTATTTTTCTTTTAGTTGAGAGTGTTACTTCATATAACTTATCAATGTTAGTATTTTTTGCATATATCTTACCTATGGTTTATATAATAGCTCTTAAAATGGTTCCTGCTTTCTATTTTACTTATACCAAAGAAATCCCTTGGCAAAAACCTAAGTTTATCAAACCTTTATCTGTAATACTTCTTTTTACAATAGGTATTTCACTACAGTTTGAGCTTAAACTTCTACTTCAAATATCATCATTTTTATCTGCTTCATTTTTTGGTTATACAATTTATAAGCTTGATTTTTTCAAAAAAACACCTGCAATTTTATCAATATTGGTTTTAGGATTTTTATGGTTTGAATTTGGTTTTATAATTTTATTTATTGAGTCTCTTTTAAATATTTACACTTTAAAACTCTCTCTTCATATCTTTGCATTAGGTTTTGTAACAACTCTTTTAATAGGTTTTGGCTCTAGAGTTGCAATGGGACATTCAGTTCCACCTCAACCTATTATTGCAGACAAATTCACTATATTTCTTTTTGCTCTTACTCAAATATTAATCTTAAGTAGAATTGCTGTCTCTATTAGTTTTATGAATGATAGTAATCTATATTCTATTTCTTTATCTATAAGTATAGGATTATGGATAATTCTCTTTTTGCTCTGGTTTGCAAGATATGGAAAAACTATACTAAGAGTACGTAACTAA
- a CDS encoding GGDEF domain-containing protein has translation MKKLFILLFFVLLSILEASSDQKVYKVAMLKDWKPYYFINKNNKVDGYAVELFERIAKNKNIKYEYVILNNFKEALRYFKEGKVDIIPNIGITKNREELFLFTQTTDTFFVNIYKREDATFINRIEDLKNRRVGVIATNVCNKLINSDISTKKVQFNHFWELVSALKAEQIDAFCYPLPLVRSHIDDPEIVPLKMSLKEIQRGVGISKQYLFLLPILDEAITELKLSGELEKIYDKWFKKESFIQLSMQETIFIIVTVMGASFSILLLIFYYLSKKKWLVTKVMLEEEIRKKTNILRIQNKRLKVIHKRLKEQTYKDALTKIYNRKFFNEKIVELFSFYKRYKYTFSFMIFDIDDFKIVNDTYGHVIGDKVLIELTKLVTNKIRVNDYFFRVGGEEFVLLLSETNIEEAKEVAEKIREIIETQLKIIKDKKITISIGLTEVMENDNSETIYKRADELLYLAKKSGKNRVVDCN, from the coding sequence ATGAAAAAATTATTTATATTACTATTTTTTGTATTATTATCAATTTTAGAAGCCTCTTCTGATCAAAAAGTTTATAAAGTCGCTATGTTAAAAGATTGGAAGCCATACTACTTTATCAATAAAAATAACAAAGTAGATGGTTATGCAGTAGAACTTTTTGAAAGAATTGCAAAAAATAAAAATATAAAGTATGAGTATGTAATATTGAATAATTTTAAAGAAGCACTTAGATATTTCAAAGAGGGAAAAGTTGATATTATTCCAAATATTGGAATAACCAAAAATAGAGAAGAACTCTTTTTATTTACCCAAACTACAGATACTTTTTTTGTAAATATTTACAAAAGAGAAGATGCTACTTTTATAAATAGAATTGAGGATTTGAAAAACAGAAGAGTTGGAGTAATTGCAACAAATGTTTGTAACAAACTGATAAATAGTGATATAAGTACTAAAAAAGTGCAATTTAATCATTTTTGGGAGTTAGTTTCTGCATTAAAAGCAGAACAAATTGATGCCTTTTGTTATCCTCTTCCACTAGTTCGTTCTCATATAGATGATCCTGAAATAGTACCTCTTAAAATGTCTCTAAAAGAGATTCAAAGGGGTGTTGGAATCTCAAAACAGTATCTTTTTTTATTACCAATTTTAGATGAAGCAATCACGGAATTAAAATTAAGTGGTGAGTTAGAGAAGATATATGATAAGTGGTTTAAAAAAGAGAGTTTTATTCAACTTTCTATGCAAGAGACTATTTTTATTATAGTTACAGTTATGGGTGCATCTTTTTCTATTCTTCTGCTTATCTTCTATTATTTAAGTAAGAAAAAATGGCTTGTGACTAAAGTTATGCTTGAAGAAGAGATTCGAAAAAAAACAAATATATTAAGAATTCAAAATAAGAGATTAAAAGTTATTCATAAAAGATTAAAAGAGCAAACCTATAAAGATGCCCTAACAAAAATATATAACAGAAAGTTTTTTAATGAAAAAATAGTTGAACTCTTCTCTTTTTACAAAAGATATAAATATACTTTCTCTTTTATGATTTTTGATATTGATGATTTTAAAATAGTCAATGATACCTATGGACATGTAATAGGAGACAAAGTATTAATAGAACTTACTAAATTGGTTACAAATAAAATTAGAGTAAATGATTACTTCTTTAGAGTTGGAGGAGAGGAGTTTGTATTGCTTTTATCTGAGACAAATATTGAAGAAGCAAAAGAGGTAGCAGAAAAGATAAGAGAGATTATTGAAACACAATTGAAAATAATCAAAGATAAAAAGATTACTATAAGTATTGGTTTAACAGAAGTTATGGAAAATGATAATAGTGAAACTATTTATAAAAGAGCTGATGAACTTCTTTATTTAGCTAAAAAAAGTGGTAAAAATAGGGTTGTTGATTGTAACTAA
- a CDS encoding hydrolase, protein MIKVTGKIKAEDCIFVQVDIQERLFPHILNNQELEKNLITLVKGLKLHNIPIIVNEQYKKGIGETIASLRELVDDYPHFEKTTFSCCGNDDGLCAIKNSGKKVVILAGIETHVCVLQTALDLLEEGFQPVLVTDCVSSRKEKDRDVAIQRLVQVGVIPTTYESLLFELTVNAKNPVFKEISQLVK, encoded by the coding sequence ATGATAAAAGTGACTGGTAAAATAAAAGCTGAAGATTGTATTTTTGTACAAGTTGATATTCAAGAGAGACTTTTCCCTCATATATTAAATAATCAAGAGTTGGAAAAAAATCTTATCACTTTGGTAAAAGGGCTTAAACTTCACAATATTCCAATAATAGTAAATGAACAGTATAAAAAAGGTATTGGTGAAACAATTGCAAGTTTAAGAGAGCTTGTTGATGATTATCCTCATTTTGAAAAAACAACATTCTCTTGTTGTGGAAATGATGATGGACTATGCGCAATAAAAAATAGTGGGAAAAAGGTTGTAATACTTGCAGGGATAGAGACCCATGTATGTGTTTTACAAACTGCACTTGATCTTCTTGAAGAGGGATTTCAACCTGTTCTTGTAACAGATTGTGTAAGCTCTAGAAAAGAGAAAGATAGAGATGTGGCAATACAAAGACTTGTACAAGTAGGAGTTATTCCTACAACATATGAATCACTACTTTTTGAACTTACAGTAAATGCAAAAAATCCTGTATTTAAAGAGATATCTCAATTAGTGAAATAA
- the hemC gene encoding hydroxymethylbilane synthase has protein sequence MEKLVIATRKSKLAIWQSEYIKAELNKHYPDLEIELQEFSTKGDKILDVPLAKIGGKGLFTKELEVAMLNGEAHLAVHSLKDVPTQFEEGLQLAAVSKRFDARDAFLSDKYSSLDELPQGAVIGTTSLRRRMELKILRPDIELKDLRGNINTRIAKLKAGEYDAIILAATGVQKLKIENEVNNFLPISTDKMIPSMGQAILGIETTGNKEVLEIVSVLNDNNAHIEATVERSFVDTLQGGCQVPIGVKATIVDEKSIRVQAIVGMPDGSEYIEEDITANIEEYETLGKSLAQTFIDQGAKELLERAEKVAFK, from the coding sequence ATGGAAAAACTAGTAATAGCGACAAGAAAAAGTAAATTAGCAATTTGGCAAAGTGAGTATATAAAAGCGGAATTAAACAAACACTATCCAGATTTAGAGATTGAGTTACAAGAGTTTTCTACAAAAGGTGATAAGATTTTAGACGTTCCTTTGGCAAAAATTGGAGGGAAAGGTCTTTTTACAAAAGAGCTTGAGGTTGCAATGTTAAATGGAGAGGCTCATTTAGCGGTTCACTCACTAAAAGATGTTCCTACACAATTTGAAGAGGGTTTACAATTAGCTGCTGTTTCAAAAAGATTTGATGCAAGAGACGCTTTTTTAAGTGATAAATATAGCTCTTTGGATGAGTTACCACAAGGTGCAGTAATAGGAACTACAAGCTTAAGAAGAAGAATGGAACTTAAAATTTTAAGACCAGATATTGAATTAAAAGATTTAAGAGGAAATATCAATACTAGAATTGCAAAGTTAAAAGCAGGTGAATATGATGCAATTATCTTAGCTGCAACGGGAGTTCAGAAACTAAAAATTGAGAATGAAGTAAATAATTTTCTTCCAATATCAACTGATAAAATGATTCCATCAATGGGACAAGCAATTTTAGGAATAGAGACAACTGGTAATAAAGAAGTATTAGAGATAGTTTCAGTTTTAAATGATAACAATGCACATATTGAAGCTACAGTTGAAAGAAGTTTTGTTGATACACTTCAAGGTGGATGTCAAGTTCCAATTGGAGTAAAAGCTACTATTGTGGATGAAAAATCAATTAGAGTTCAAGCAATAGTTGGAATGCCTGACGGTAGTGAATATATAGAAGAAGATATTACTGCAAATATTGAAGAGTATGAAACATTAGGTAAAAGTTTAGCACAAACTTTTATAGATCAAGGTGCAAAAGAGTTACTTGAAAGAGCTGAAAAAGTAGCATTCAAATAG
- a CDS encoding DsbA family protein, which produces MKLIKRVSIISFVITTAVFANNSIDKSVIEFEKSRFSKNERVEIKNISINMKKELPQKGWYGYIVDLDIKFAGKDVKAKDVIFSDGNVISPELFDVKSGDSLKELIRPNLSSKYYDSGKLIAGSSSAKNKLVVFSDPLCPFCMDYVPDIAKYANEHKDSIALYYYHFPLLRIHPASNALTKLMVIGKKKGIKDIELKVYKADWDIYFEPKETNQKKILDAFNKVFETKITLEELDSKEISAEVAQDISMGEEALVQGTPTIFVNGEYDKSKLKYQELGM; this is translated from the coding sequence ATGAAATTAATTAAAAGAGTTTCTATTATCTCTTTTGTTATTACAACAGCAGTTTTTGCAAATAACAGTATTGATAAAAGCGTTATAGAGTTTGAGAAAAGTAGGTTTTCAAAAAATGAGAGAGTTGAAATAAAAAATATCTCAATTAATATGAAAAAAGAGCTGCCTCAAAAGGGTTGGTATGGTTATATTGTTGATTTGGATATTAAATTTGCAGGGAAAGATGTAAAAGCAAAAGATGTAATTTTTTCAGATGGGAATGTTATATCGCCAGAGCTTTTTGATGTAAAAAGTGGAGACTCTTTAAAAGAGTTGATTAGACCTAATTTAAGTTCAAAATATTATGATAGTGGTAAGCTAATTGCAGGAAGTAGCAGTGCAAAAAACAAATTAGTTGTTTTTTCTGATCCTTTATGCCCTTTTTGTATGGATTATGTGCCAGATATTGCAAAATATGCAAATGAGCATAAAGATTCTATAGCACTATATTATTATCATTTCCCACTACTTAGAATTCATCCAGCATCAAATGCCTTAACAAAACTTATGGTTATTGGAAAGAAAAAAGGGATAAAAGATATTGAACTAAAAGTTTATAAAGCTGATTGGGACATCTATTTTGAACCAAAAGAGACAAATCAAAAAAAGATTTTAGATGCCTTTAACAAAGTATTTGAGACAAAAATTACCCTTGAAGAGTTAGATAGCAAAGAGATTTCAGCAGAAGTTGCACAAGATATATCTATGGGTGAAGAGGCTTTAGTTCAAGGAACACCTACAATTTTTGTAAATGGTGAATATGATAAATCAAAATTAAAATATCAAGAGTTAGGAATGTAA
- a CDS encoding DNA polymerase III subunit gamma/tau → MSDEQIVEKKVLALKYRPKRFEDLVGQATISQTLSLALDSSRLSHAYLFSGLRGSGKTSTARIMAKALLCSNGPTSKPCDVCENCKSANSNRHLDIIEMDAASNRGIDDIKDLIEHTKYKPSSARFKVFIIDEVHMLTPQAFNALLKTLEEPPGFVKFILATTDPLKLPATILSRTQHFRFNKIAPSDVLHHLSHILHEENIDFETPALEILTRSGQGSLRDTLTLLDQAIIFSKGKVTTTAVVDMLGLIEPKLMDELFDIILKKGDILKVAKELENYEISQVCDEMTIYLKQKMLEKDAKFDLLLFDRFFRILSDAKHLLSMNSDGGFVLILTLMKMVEATNIRTIDEIINHVENLEVQAVVKEAISVEKVIEHSHHDVNHAYDDQDVVLNKQYFENKRAENQPLHDEVSLDILEGAVEVVSPIEESIEPIVKEEKEEETNQTLPFQTPFDEIAQEDNCYVEEVTKQPKEEELQEVEDEIEEVIYEPIPQIEEPKEQVKKLDANEVLYKKLIEKVYERDYELGEVFETNFVYKNFEDKKLIITTFAQGEDRKFLLKHYGIIKVFIYDIFGNDIEIEFVKEEDTEKKSDIQNKIKEEEPAVLEENGNDEAGSMIEDVEIGAGCVADMNKINNPAPSQKELELNDILNSAQLNAAKELLRVKKITVKTKT, encoded by the coding sequence ATGAGTGATGAACAAATAGTAGAGAAGAAGGTTTTAGCGCTAAAGTATAGGCCCAAGAGATTTGAAGATTTAGTAGGTCAAGCTACAATTTCTCAAACACTCTCTTTGGCTTTGGATTCTAGTAGATTATCTCATGCTTACCTTTTTTCAGGACTTAGAGGTTCGGGAAAAACAAGTACAGCAAGAATTATGGCAAAAGCTCTTTTATGTTCAAATGGACCCACATCAAAACCTTGTGATGTTTGTGAAAACTGTAAAAGTGCAAATTCAAATAGACATCTTGATATTATAGAGATGGATGCGGCTTCAAATAGAGGTATTGATGACATTAAAGATTTAATAGAACATACAAAATACAAACCAAGCAGTGCAAGATTTAAAGTCTTTATCATTGATGAGGTTCATATGCTTACGCCTCAAGCTTTTAATGCCCTTTTAAAGACTTTAGAAGAACCTCCAGGCTTTGTAAAATTTATTCTTGCAACTACTGATCCTCTAAAACTTCCAGCAACAATTTTAAGTAGAACGCAACATTTTAGATTTAATAAAATTGCACCAAGTGATGTTTTGCACCACCTTTCTCATATTTTACATGAAGAGAATATTGATTTTGAAACTCCTGCTTTAGAGATACTTACAAGAAGTGGACAAGGAAGTTTAAGAGATACTCTAACTCTACTTGATCAAGCTATTATCTTCTCAAAAGGAAAAGTAACTACAACAGCAGTTGTGGATATGCTAGGACTTATTGAACCAAAACTAATGGATGAACTTTTTGATATTATTTTAAAAAAAGGTGACATTTTAAAAGTTGCAAAAGAGTTGGAAAACTATGAGATTTCACAGGTTTGTGACGAAATGACAATCTATTTAAAACAAAAAATGCTTGAAAAAGATGCAAAATTTGATTTACTTTTATTTGATAGATTTTTTAGAATTTTAAGTGATGCAAAACATCTTCTATCAATGAACTCTGATGGAGGGTTTGTTCTTATCTTAACTTTAATGAAAATGGTTGAAGCAACAAATATTAGAACAATTGATGAGATTATTAACCATGTGGAAAACTTAGAAGTCCAAGCGGTTGTAAAAGAGGCTATCTCTGTTGAGAAAGTTATTGAACACTCTCATCATGATGTAAACCATGCCTATGATGATCAAGATGTAGTTTTAAATAAACAATATTTTGAAAATAAAAGAGCTGAAAACCAACCTTTACATGATGAAGTATCTTTGGATATTTTAGAAGGAGCTGTTGAAGTGGTCTCTCCAATTGAAGAGAGTATTGAACCAATAGTTAAAGAAGAAAAAGAAGAAGAGACAAACCAAACTTTACCTTTTCAGACACCTTTTGATGAGATAGCCCAAGAGGATAATTGTTATGTGGAAGAGGTAACAAAACAGCCTAAAGAAGAGGAACTTCAAGAAGTAGAAGATGAGATAGAAGAGGTGATTTATGAACCAATTCCTCAAATAGAAGAACCAAAAGAACAGGTGAAAAAACTTGATGCAAATGAGGTTTTATATAAAAAACTCATTGAAAAAGTGTATGAAAGGGATTATGAGTTAGGAGAGGTTTTTGAAACAAATTTTGTTTATAAAAATTTTGAAGACAAAAAACTTATAATTACTACTTTTGCCCAAGGGGAAGATAGAAAATTTCTTCTTAAACACTATGGGATAATTAAAGTTTTTATCTATGATATTTTTGGCAATGATATTGAAATAGAGTTTGTCAAAGAGGAAGATACTGAAAAAAAGTCTGATATCCAAAACAAAATAAAAGAGGAAGAACCTGCTGTTTTGGAAGAGAATGGAAATGATGAAGCGGGTTCAATGATAGAGGATGTTGAAATTGGTGCTGGTTGTGTTGCTGATATGAATAAAATAAACAATCCAGCACCTTCTCAAAAAGAGTTAGAGTTAAATGATATTCTTAATTCTGCCCAATTAAATGCAGCCAAAGAGCTTCTAAGAGTTAAGAAAATTACGGTTAAGACCAAAACTTAA
- the murI gene encoding glutamate racemase: MRVGVFDSGLGGLTVVQAITKSFKGADIFYVADTKFAPYGEKSKEQILQRSINITEYLIANFKIEVLIVACNTATSAAIKELRELFKNLIVIGTEPGIKPAVKATKSKRIGVLATPATLSGDKYKELLTKLSFEHDFSVYEVACAGLVEQIENGKIFHEDTYNMLEKWLGPMKKRCVDTIVLGCTHYPLVSEVILQIMGKDTILIETGEAIARRLDELCKKSGYCDNKEIEVEVYYTGEIKKDMINVILNRWKDCGKISIKEVNE; this comes from the coding sequence TTGAGAGTTGGTGTTTTTGATTCTGGACTTGGTGGTCTAACTGTTGTTCAAGCAATTACAAAATCTTTTAAGGGTGCAGATATTTTTTATGTAGCTGACACTAAATTTGCTCCATATGGTGAAAAATCAAAAGAACAGATTTTACAAAGAAGTATTAACATTACTGAATATTTAATTGCAAATTTTAAAATTGAAGTGTTAATTGTTGCTTGTAATACAGCAACTTCCGCAGCTATTAAAGAGTTAAGAGAACTTTTTAAGAATTTAATAGTAATAGGAACTGAACCAGGAATAAAACCAGCAGTAAAAGCAACAAAAAGTAAAAGAATAGGAGTTTTGGCAACTCCTGCGACACTTAGTGGCGATAAATACAAAGAACTTCTTACAAAACTATCATTTGAACATGATTTTTCAGTTTATGAAGTTGCATGTGCAGGTTTAGTTGAACAAATAGAAAATGGAAAAATATTCCATGAAGATACCTACAATATGCTTGAAAAGTGGCTTGGACCAATGAAAAAAAGATGTGTTGATACAATTGTTTTAGGTTGTACTCATTATCCTTTGGTTTCAGAGGTTATTTTACAAATTATGGGCAAAGATACCATTTTAATTGAAACTGGTGAAGCTATTGCTAGAAGATTAGATGAACTATGTAAAAAGAGTGGTTATTGTGATAATAAAGAGATAGAAGTGGAAGTTTATTACACTGGCGAAATAAAAAAAGATATGATTAATGTAATTTTAAATAGATGGAAAGATTGCGGAAAAATCTCAATAAAGGAAGTTAATGAGTGA
- a CDS encoding uracil-DNA glycosylase family protein: protein MFFHYHPYKPFLYNDTKAIIVGTLPPPRFCTKEYKEEDVLFCYGSKDNLLWKALDEIYSLNLLYDNSQEAIEQRKEFLIKKKIGICDIVESCYREKIDASDLGMKDIELRDILGFLNRYKEIKTIIFTGSLSKNSPEYLFRQVLKQNNITYLKISEETPKKHMFILDRNITTISLTSPSNAANRYIGSTQEFKEKRKINSNYSTFDFRVNQYKNIFNNL from the coding sequence TTGTTTTTCCACTACCATCCATATAAGCCATTTTTATATAATGATACTAAAGCAATTATTGTAGGAACCCTCCCTCCTCCAAGATTTTGTACAAAAGAGTATAAAGAGGAAGATGTGCTGTTTTGTTATGGTTCAAAAGATAATCTTTTGTGGAAAGCTCTTGATGAAATCTACTCTTTAAATCTTCTTTATGATAATTCACAAGAAGCGATTGAACAAAGAAAAGAGTTTTTAATAAAGAAAAAAATAGGAATATGTGATATTGTTGAATCATGTTATAGAGAAAAAATTGATGCCAGTGATTTAGGAATGAAAGATATAGAGCTTAGAGATATTTTGGGTTTTCTAAACAGATATAAAGAGATAAAAACAATTATATTTACAGGAAGTTTATCTAAAAATTCACCTGAATATCTCTTTAGACAAGTACTTAAACAAAATAATATCACTTATCTTAAAATATCAGAAGAAACACCTAAAAAACATATGTTTATATTAGATAGAAATATTACTACTATTAGTCTAACCTCTCCCTCAAATGCAGCAAATAGATATATTGGCTCAACACAAGAGTTTAAAGAGAAAAGAAAAATTAATTCAAACTACTCAACCTTTGATTTTAGAGTAAATCAATACAAAAATATCTTCAATAATTTATAA
- a CDS encoding MetQ/NlpA family ABC transporter substrate-binding protein translates to MFKNLLKITAVGALALTLTACSNEKKEENKVASVPTKTVIKVGATPVPHAEILEVIKPLLKEKGYELQIVEFTDYVTPNIAVDEGELDANFFQHEPYLNEFNANKNTSLVKTVNVHLEPMGIYSRKITAINELADNAVIAVPNDPTNESRALDILAKQGLLTFKNVPFKTALDIVENPKNITIKELDAPQLPRVLEEVDAAVINTNYALPAGLNPLNDAIVLESKDSPYANIVVVKKGNEDKDYIKALDEAITSETVKNFIQEKYKGAIIEAF, encoded by the coding sequence ATGTTTAAAAATCTATTAAAAATCACAGCTGTGGGAGCATTAGCTTTAACTCTTACTGCTTGTTCAAATGAGAAAAAAGAAGAGAATAAAGTGGCTTCAGTTCCAACAAAAACTGTTATAAAAGTTGGAGCAACACCAGTTCCCCATGCGGAAATTTTAGAAGTAATTAAACCTCTTTTAAAAGAGAAAGGGTATGAGTTACAAATAGTTGAGTTTACTGATTATGTTACACCAAATATTGCAGTTGATGAAGGTGAGCTTGATGCAAACTTTTTCCAACATGAACCTTATTTAAATGAATTTAATGCAAATAAAAATACAAGTTTAGTAAAAACAGTTAATGTTCATTTAGAGCCAATGGGAATATATTCTAGAAAAATTACTGCAATTAATGAATTAGCTGATAATGCAGTAATTGCTGTTCCAAATGATCCAACAAATGAGAGTAGAGCTTTAGATATATTAGCTAAACAAGGTCTTTTAACTTTCAAAAATGTTCCTTTTAAAACAGCACTTGATATTGTTGAAAATCCAAAAAATATTACAATCAAAGAGTTAGATGCTCCTCAATTACCAAGAGTTTTAGAAGAGGTTGATGCAGCTGTTATTAATACAAATTATGCACTTCCTGCTGGATTAAATCCTTTAAATGATGCAATAGTACTTGAATCAAAAGATTCTCCTTATGCAAATATTGTTGTAGTAAAAAAAGGGAATGAAGATAAAGATTATATTAAAGCATTAGATGAAGCAATTACTTCAGAAACTGTTAAAAATTTTATTCAAGAAAAGTATAAAGGCGCTATTATAGAGGCTTTTTAA
- a CDS encoding methionine ABC transporter permease produces the protein MVDILLPALVETIYMSFVSTFFAVVIGFIFAIVLILTSKGGLKENLKIYSVLDVIINTFRSFPFIILMIVLFPLTKFLIGKSIGTTAAIIPLTIGAAPFIARLIESALKEVEEGVIEAAKSFGASDWQIIFKVMLVEALPSIISAITLTLITVIGFSAMAGAVGGGGLGDVAIKYGYYRFQTDTMIYTVIILIVLVQVVQTLGDYLYKITKK, from the coding sequence ATGGTTGATATTTTATTACCTGCCTTAGTAGAGACAATTTATATGTCATTTGTTTCAACTTTTTTTGCAGTTGTTATTGGATTTATTTTTGCAATAGTTTTAATTCTTACCTCAAAGGGTGGATTAAAAGAGAATTTGAAAATTTACTCAGTGTTAGATGTGATTATAAATACTTTTAGATCGTTCCCTTTTATCATTTTGATGATTGTTCTTTTCCCTTTAACTAAATTTTTAATAGGAAAAAGTATAGGAACAACTGCTGCAATTATACCTCTTACAATTGGTGCGGCACCATTTATCGCTAGACTTATTGAGAGTGCATTAAAAGAGGTGGAAGAGGGAGTAATTGAGGCTGCAAAATCTTTTGGAGCAAGTGATTGGCAGATTATTTTTAAAGTTATGTTAGTTGAAGCACTTCCTAGCATAATCTCTGCTATTACACTAACATTGATTACAGTTATTGGTTTTTCAGCTATGGCTGGAGCCGTTGGTGGTGGAGGTTTAGGAGATGTAGCTATAAAATATGGGTACTACAGATTCCAAACTGACACAATGATTTATACAGTTATTATATTAATAGTTCTTGTCCAGGTGGTTCAAACTTTAGGAGACTATTTATATAAAATTACTAAAAAATAA